A DNA window from Candidatus Sulfidibacterium hydrothermale contains the following coding sequences:
- the alaS gene encoding alanine--tRNA ligase has translation MTSLEIRKKFLEFFQSKQHTIVPGAPIVVKDDPTLMFVNAGMNQFKDIFLGNAPAKHPRVANTQKCLRVSGKHNDLEEVGHDTYHHTLFEMLGNWSFGDYFKKEAIAYAWELLTEVYHINKDDLYVTYFGGDETENLSADEEAKAHWLQHIPEDHILPGSKKDNFWEMGETGPCGPCSEIHIDLRPADEKAKIPGKQLVNTDHPRVIEIWNLVFIEFNRLANGSLEPLPQKHIDTGMGFERLTMVLQGKTSNYDTDIFMPLIDFLANLSGEKYGTDSKKDVAMRVIADHLRAVAFTIADGQLPSNTGAGYVIRRILRRAVRYGFTFLHFDEPFLYKMLPVLVKQMGEIFPEIVSQEKLVSMVIKEEEEAFLRTLSQGLKRFEQYLEKHPDAKQIDGLFAFELFDTYGFPIDLTQLMAQEKGLTVDMEGFKKGLESQKNRSRKDAEKSADDWIVLLPEVNGTTFVGYTRLSCEARIVRYRKIQQKKQTFYEVVLDQTPFYAESGGQAGDTGVLVSDIETLHVVDVKNENNLRIHYVKEAPQYPNVVFQAQVDEKKRTLIANNHSATHLMHAALRRVLGTHVEQKGSFVDSHRLRFDFSHFSKMTEEEIKKVEQIVNAKIRENIPAKILQNVPIEEAKKMGAMALFGEKYGDKVRVVIYDPEYSVELCGGTHVPATGQIGCFKIISESGIAAGVRRIEAVTAETAEKYIDDQLEVLKKIKSNFKIQQNPVQAVEQLIQENNTLRKEVEKLQKEQARHLAAELLGKAEKVKDVLFLAQKTDTDPSQVKNLVLQLRATADNLVIVLAVENKGKVNLAVGISDALVKSGRYHAGEIIRKIAPMIKGGGGGQPHFAMAGGKDVSGIPQAFNAAKNLL, from the coding sequence ATGACATCATTAGAGATAAGGAAGAAATTTTTGGAATTCTTTCAGTCTAAACAACATACTATCGTTCCGGGGGCTCCCATTGTAGTAAAGGACGATCCCACGTTAATGTTCGTTAACGCCGGAATGAACCAGTTTAAAGATATTTTCCTTGGAAACGCACCGGCAAAGCATCCACGTGTAGCCAATACCCAAAAATGTTTACGGGTTTCCGGAAAACATAACGACCTGGAAGAAGTAGGCCATGACACCTACCATCACACCTTGTTCGAAATGTTAGGCAACTGGTCGTTTGGCGATTACTTTAAAAAAGAAGCCATTGCGTATGCCTGGGAACTGCTCACCGAAGTTTACCATATCAATAAGGATGATCTTTATGTGACTTACTTCGGCGGTGACGAAACCGAAAATTTATCTGCTGACGAAGAAGCAAAAGCCCATTGGCTGCAACATATTCCGGAAGACCATATTTTGCCGGGATCGAAAAAAGATAATTTCTGGGAAATGGGCGAAACCGGTCCCTGTGGTCCCTGTTCTGAAATCCACATCGACTTGCGTCCGGCAGATGAAAAAGCAAAAATCCCCGGAAAACAACTGGTAAATACCGATCATCCCCGGGTCATTGAAATCTGGAACCTGGTTTTTATTGAATTTAACCGTCTGGCCAATGGCTCTTTAGAGCCTTTACCACAAAAGCATATCGACACCGGGATGGGATTTGAGCGGTTAACCATGGTATTGCAAGGAAAAACATCCAATTATGATACGGATATTTTCATGCCGCTCATAGACTTTTTGGCCAACCTTTCCGGAGAAAAGTATGGCACAGATTCTAAAAAGGATGTGGCTATGCGGGTGATTGCCGACCATTTACGGGCTGTTGCCTTTACCATTGCCGACGGACAATTACCTTCTAACACCGGTGCCGGTTATGTTATCCGACGGATATTACGCCGTGCGGTACGTTATGGCTTTACCTTTCTCCATTTTGACGAACCTTTCCTGTATAAAATGCTTCCGGTTCTGGTAAAACAAATGGGTGAAATCTTCCCGGAAATCGTTTCCCAGGAAAAACTGGTCAGCATGGTGATTAAAGAAGAAGAAGAAGCTTTTTTACGCACCCTTTCGCAGGGATTAAAAAGATTTGAACAATATCTGGAAAAACATCCGGATGCCAAACAGATTGACGGACTATTTGCTTTTGAACTTTTTGACACCTATGGATTTCCTATTGACCTGACTCAACTCATGGCACAGGAAAAAGGATTAACTGTCGATATGGAAGGTTTCAAAAAAGGACTGGAAAGCCAGAAAAACCGTTCACGGAAAGATGCTGAAAAAAGTGCTGATGACTGGATTGTTTTACTTCCCGAAGTAAACGGCACTACATTTGTCGGTTATACCCGTCTTTCCTGCGAGGCACGTATCGTCCGTTACCGGAAGATCCAGCAGAAAAAACAGACCTTTTATGAAGTGGTTCTGGACCAGACCCCTTTTTATGCCGAATCGGGCGGGCAGGCCGGTGACACCGGCGTTCTGGTTTCTGATATCGAAACCCTTCATGTTGTCGATGTAAAAAACGAAAATAATCTGCGGATTCATTACGTCAAAGAGGCGCCTCAATATCCCAATGTGGTATTTCAGGCACAAGTGGATGAAAAGAAACGTACACTTATTGCCAATAATCACAGTGCCACACACTTGATGCATGCTGCCTTACGCAGGGTATTGGGTACTCATGTAGAACAAAAAGGATCATTTGTAGATAGCCATCGCTTACGCTTCGACTTCTCCCACTTCTCAAAAATGACAGAAGAAGAAATAAAGAAAGTAGAGCAAATCGTCAATGCCAAAATCAGGGAAAATATACCGGCGAAAATCCTGCAGAATGTTCCCATAGAAGAAGCCAAAAAAATGGGCGCAATGGCATTGTTTGGAGAAAAATACGGCGACAAAGTCCGGGTGGTAATTTATGACCCGGAGTACTCGGTAGAACTTTGTGGAGGAACACATGTTCCGGCTACCGGTCAAATCGGTTGTTTTAAGATCATCTCGGAAAGTGGTATTGCTGCCGGAGTACGGCGTATTGAAGCCGTGACAGCAGAAACCGCTGAAAAATACATTGACGATCAATTGGAAGTACTGAAAAAAATCAAATCCAATTTTAAGATCCAGCAAAATCCGGTTCAGGCTGTTGAACAACTGATACAGGAAAACAACACGCTCCGGAAAGAAGTGGAAAAACTCCAAAAAGAACAAGCCCGGCATCTGGCAGCTGAATTGTTAGGAAAAGCTGAAAAAGTAAAAGATGTCCTGTTTCTTGCACAAAAAACAGATACTGATCCATCGCAGGTAAAAAATCTGGTTCTTCAGTTACGGGCAACAGCCGACAATCTGGTCATTGTGCTGGCTGTTGAAAACAAAGGAAAAGTAAATCTTGCCGTGGGAATCTCGGATGCTTTGGTAAAATCCGGGCGCTATCATGCCGGTGAGATTATTCGAAAAATTGCCCCGATGATCAAAGGCGGTGGCGGCGGACAGCCCCATTTCGCCATGGCCGGCGGCAAAGATGTTTCTGGCATCCCCCAGGCCTTTAATGCGGCAAAAAACTTACTTTAA
- a CDS encoding M23 family metallopeptidase, with translation MAKTRYFFNEKTLSYEEIKLTRGQKVFRFFLFLFSAIALTAVFVFILFNFFDSPKELMLKREIAEYKLQYRMMNDKLDKLQKLMDELEYRDDNIYRVIFEAEPIPKSVREAGIGGVDRYANLEGYDESKLLIETAKKLDKLTSEIYVQSKSFDEVFAMARNKEKMLASIPAIQPVRNIDMRRISSYFGYRIDPFYKVKKFHEGIDFSAPIGTPVHVTGDGVVIKVIRSNRGYGNEIIVDHGFGYMTRYAHLSAFKVKKGEHVKRGQVIGLVGNTGKSTAPHLHYEVIKNHHPINPINFFFNDLTPAEYSKMVALSKYPTQSMD, from the coding sequence ATGGCTAAAACCAGGTATTTTTTTAATGAAAAAACGCTGTCGTACGAAGAAATAAAACTCACGCGGGGACAGAAAGTTTTTCGGTTTTTTCTGTTCCTGTTTTCTGCCATTGCTCTGACAGCAGTTTTTGTTTTTATCTTATTTAATTTTTTCGACTCTCCTAAAGAGTTAATGCTGAAAAGAGAAATTGCCGAATATAAGCTCCAGTACCGGATGATGAATGATAAGCTCGATAAGCTGCAAAAGCTGATGGATGAGCTGGAGTACCGCGATGACAATATTTACCGGGTGATTTTTGAAGCGGAGCCTATTCCGAAATCGGTCAGAGAAGCCGGTATTGGCGGCGTTGACCGGTATGCTAATCTGGAAGGTTATGACGAATCAAAACTGTTGATCGAAACGGCTAAAAAGCTGGACAAACTCACCAGCGAGATTTATGTACAGAGTAAATCGTTTGACGAAGTTTTTGCCATGGCCCGCAACAAAGAAAAGATGCTGGCCAGTATTCCGGCCATTCAACCAGTACGGAATATTGACATGCGGCGGATCTCTTCTTATTTCGGTTACCGTATCGATCCGTTTTACAAAGTAAAAAAGTTTCATGAAGGGATTGATTTTTCTGCTCCGATAGGAACACCGGTTCACGTTACCGGCGATGGGGTAGTGATCAAAGTTATTCGGTCGAATCGGGGATACGGAAATGAAATTATTGTAGATCACGGTTTTGGATATATGACACGGTATGCCCATTTAAGTGCATTTAAAGTAAAAAAAGGTGAGCATGTAAAACGCGGACAGGTTATTGGCTTGGTGGGAAATACCGGAAAATCCACAGCACCGCACCTGCATTACGAAGTGATAAAAAATCATCATCCGATTAATCCGATCAACTTTTTCTTTAACGACCTGACGCCGGCTGAATATTCGAAAATGGTTGCCCTTTCGAAATATCCTACCCAGTCGATGGATTAA
- a CDS encoding MerR family transcriptional regulator: MAQKIYFRIGEVAKKFGVKPSLIRYWEKEFSFIHPKKSSGGTRLFTRKDVDNFEIVYHLIKEKGMTIQGVRDYFKKHYDKESLDKLQVINTLKRTRNLLLDVRQVLTENRK, encoded by the coding sequence ATGGCCCAGAAAATTTATTTCCGTATTGGTGAAGTGGCTAAAAAGTTTGGTGTGAAGCCTTCACTTATCCGGTATTGGGAAAAGGAATTTTCGTTTATTCATCCGAAAAAAAGCTCAGGCGGAACCCGTTTGTTTACCCGTAAAGATGTGGACAATTTTGAGATTGTCTATCATTTAATTAAAGAAAAAGGAATGACCATCCAAGGGGTTCGCGACTATTTCAAGAAACATTACGACAAAGAGTCGTTAGACAAATTGCAGGTTATCAATACCTTAAAACGAACCCGAAACCTTCTTCTCGATGTCAGGCAGGTTTTAACGGAGAACCGGAAATGA
- the rfaD gene encoding ADP-glyceromanno-heptose 6-epimerase — translation MIVLTGAAGFIGSVVLHKLNLAGYEDIVIVDDFSSVEKKKNWQSKKFIRNIHRDEFFDWFDQHAREVKQVIHLGARTDTTEFDMRIFDRLNLNYSKAIWERCAKYQIPLIYASSAATYGNGEFGYDDNHEVVEKLKPLNPYGISKNEFDKWALKQENQPPFWAGLKFFNVYGPDEYHKGRMASVILHAFYQIRDNGRVRLFRSHRPDFKDGEQLRDFIYVKDISDVILFLLKQQPASGLYNLGTGKARTFLDLARAVFAALDKEPVIEFIDTPEDIRDKYQYFTEANMQKLRVAGFIRPFTSLEEGITDYVQNYLVPGKYFE, via the coding sequence ATGATTGTACTTACCGGAGCCGCCGGCTTTATTGGAAGTGTGGTTTTGCACAAGCTGAACCTTGCCGGTTACGAAGATATTGTAATTGTGGATGATTTTTCGTCCGTTGAAAAGAAAAAAAACTGGCAATCAAAAAAGTTTATCCGGAATATTCATCGCGATGAATTTTTTGATTGGTTTGACCAGCATGCCCGCGAAGTGAAACAGGTTATCCATTTGGGAGCCCGAACCGACACCACTGAATTCGACATGCGGATCTTCGACCGGCTTAACCTAAACTACAGCAAAGCAATCTGGGAGCGATGTGCAAAATACCAGATCCCGCTTATTTACGCATCGTCAGCTGCCACTTATGGGAATGGTGAATTTGGATACGATGACAATCACGAGGTGGTGGAAAAGCTGAAACCATTAAATCCTTACGGCATATCAAAAAATGAATTTGACAAATGGGCTTTGAAGCAGGAAAACCAACCTCCTTTCTGGGCCGGGCTTAAATTTTTCAATGTTTATGGCCCGGATGAGTATCATAAAGGACGTATGGCTTCTGTTATATTGCATGCTTTTTATCAAATCCGTGACAATGGCAGGGTTCGGTTGTTCCGTTCGCACCGTCCGGATTTCAAAGATGGCGAACAACTCCGCGATTTTATTTATGTAAAAGACATTTCGGATGTCATTTTATTTCTTCTGAAACAACAACCGGCGTCGGGATTGTACAATCTGGGAACCGGCAAAGCCCGCACTTTTCTGGATCTGGCCCGGGCTGTTTTTGCCGCGCTGGACAAAGAACCGGTAATTGAATTCATTGACACACCTGAAGATATCCGGGACAAATACCAGTATTTTACTGAAGCCAATATGCAAAAGCTGCGGGTAGCAGGCTTTATCCGGCCTTTTACTTCACTGGAAGAGGGAATTACCGATTACGTACAAAATTATCTTGTTCCGGGAAAATACTTCGAATAG
- the pyrB gene encoding aspartate carbamoyltransferase: protein MNRLKNRSLVSITDYGKEEILKVLDIAEGFEENQRQKILSDYVIASLFFEPSTRTRLSFESAVHYLGGSIIGFASADTSSVRKGESLKDTILTVSNYSDLIVMRNPLDGSARFASEVSPVPIINAGDGANQHPTQCLLDLYSIRKTQGTLENLQIALVGDLKYGRTVHSLVQALSLFGATFHLVSPESLKLPSGVKKWIKDAGLEYFQYTELADVIPFADIIYMTRIQGERFPDPMEYEKVKNAYVLENKMLEKSKESLRILHPLPRVNEISEDVDDNPKAYYFQQAKNGVYVRQALIAAILGLKE from the coding sequence ATGAATCGTTTAAAAAACCGAAGTCTGGTTTCTATTACCGATTACGGCAAAGAAGAGATCTTAAAAGTTCTTGACATTGCAGAAGGTTTTGAAGAAAACCAGCGACAGAAAATCCTTTCCGATTATGTGATTGCCTCTTTGTTTTTTGAGCCTTCCACCCGTACCCGTCTCAGTTTTGAGAGTGCCGTACATTATCTCGGGGGCAGTATTATTGGGTTTGCCAGCGCCGATACGTCCAGTGTGCGAAAGGGGGAATCATTAAAAGATACCATACTTACCGTGAGTAATTATTCCGATCTGATTGTGATGCGCAATCCGTTAGACGGCAGTGCCCGCTTTGCCAGTGAAGTTTCACCGGTGCCGATCATCAATGCCGGCGACGGAGCCAATCAGCATCCGACACAATGTTTGCTCGATTTGTATTCGATCCGGAAAACACAAGGAACCCTGGAGAATCTCCAGATTGCTTTGGTGGGCGATTTAAAATATGGCCGTACGGTACATTCGCTGGTACAGGCGCTGAGCCTTTTCGGTGCTACTTTTCATTTGGTTTCTCCCGAGTCGCTGAAACTTCCCAGCGGCGTGAAAAAGTGGATTAAAGATGCCGGACTGGAATACTTTCAGTATACCGAACTGGCCGATGTTATTCCTTTTGCCGACATTATTTACATGACGCGGATTCAGGGAGAACGTTTTCCGGATCCGATGGAATATGAAAAGGTGAAAAATGCTTATGTGCTTGAAAATAAAATGCTTGAAAAGTCAAAAGAGAGTTTGCGTATTCTGCATCCGTTGCCGCGGGTGAACGAAATCAGCGAAGATGTGGATGATAATCCGAAAGCCTACTATTTTCAACAGGCCAAAAACGGGGTGTATGTTCGTCAGGCTTTGATTGCTGCTATTCTCGGATTAAAAGAATAG
- the pyrI gene encoding aspartate carbamoyltransferase regulatory subunit has protein sequence MKNKRTELKVQAIRTGTVIDHIQAENTYRVFTMLNLEKSTDHVYFGTNLESKKLGKKGIIKISNKFFEPEEISKIALVAPHATLIEIRDYEIIKKQQVELPREVHNIVKCVNPKCVTNNQEVPTQFKIIRDHHGKLKLLCRYCEKTMSMSDVQFL, from the coding sequence ATGAAAAATAAAAGAACCGAATTAAAAGTACAGGCCATTCGTACCGGAACCGTAATCGACCATATTCAGGCCGAAAATACCTATCGTGTTTTTACCATGCTCAATTTGGAAAAAAGTACCGATCATGTTTATTTCGGAACCAATCTTGAAAGTAAAAAACTGGGGAAAAAAGGGATTATCAAAATCAGCAATAAATTTTTCGAACCGGAAGAAATCAGTAAAATTGCATTGGTAGCTCCGCATGCTACTCTTATTGAAATTCGTGATTATGAGATTATTAAAAAACAGCAGGTGGAATTGCCACGAGAAGTGCACAACATTGTAAAGTGTGTAAATCCTAAATGTGTCACCAACAACCAGGAGGTACCTACCCAGTTTAAGATTATTCGTGACCACCATGGCAAACTGAAGCTTCTCTGTCGCTATTGCGAAAAAACCATGAGTATGTCGGATGTTCAGTTTTTATAA
- a CDS encoding AlbA family DNA-binding domain-containing protein, with protein sequence MKYSGKRHPVLRLIAQGEGLHLDFKFEISDAPKIARSLSAFANTEGGTLLIGVKDNGKISGIRSEEEFYMIQNAAMRYCKPEVSFQSKEWLVEGKKVLEITIPKGSRQPYKASDKQGRYRAYIRVKDENILADGVQMKIWQQLKSHKEIRFMNSAEERNLLQCLDADEMRALSFLKKQCGLSPYKVEKLLSEFVLLGLVEMKTTTEDSFFSLCTLSS encoded by the coding sequence GTGAAGTATTCCGGAAAACGTCATCCTGTCCTTCGCCTTATTGCACAAGGCGAAGGATTACATCTCGATTTTAAATTTGAAATATCGGATGCGCCTAAAATTGCCCGGTCGTTATCGGCATTTGCCAATACCGAGGGCGGAACACTGTTGATTGGGGTAAAAGATAATGGGAAAATTTCCGGAATCCGCTCGGAAGAAGAGTTTTACATGATACAAAATGCGGCCATGCGCTATTGTAAACCGGAAGTTTCTTTTCAATCGAAAGAATGGCTTGTCGAAGGGAAAAAAGTGCTGGAGATTACGATTCCCAAAGGTTCCCGGCAGCCGTACAAAGCATCGGACAAACAAGGCCGTTACCGGGCTTATATCCGAGTGAAAGATGAAAATATCCTGGCCGATGGTGTGCAGATGAAAATCTGGCAGCAGTTAAAAAGCCATAAAGAAATCCGGTTTATGAATAGTGCTGAAGAGCGGAATCTTCTTCAGTGTCTTGATGCCGATGAAATGCGGGCTTTGTCTTTTCTTAAAAAGCAATGCGGACTTTCTCCGTATAAAGTGGAAAAACTGCTTTCTGAATTTGTTCTGTTGGGATTGGTAGAAATGAAAACCACTACCGAAGACAGTTTCTTCTCATTGTGTACTTTATCTTCCTGA
- a CDS encoding aminopeptidase P family protein: protein MFDKSVYTRRREQLKKELQSGVALFLGNVDAAFNYPANQYHFRQDSNFSYFFGLDNPGFAGVVDVDNNNDYIFGNDVDIDDIIWMGKQPLVKDLAAQVGVEQSFPYSELAGWISKALKEGRKVHFLPPYRGETIIELSALLGIPNAEVKAAASVELIKTVVKLREIKDDLEIAEIEKALLTAYYMHTTAMKMAMPGMVEQDIAGTIEGISLAMTGPVSFPIILSVDGQTLHNHSHHNTLKEGRMMVTDAGSETALHYASDITRTVPVGGKFNTRQAEIYQIVLDANLNAIDAIKPGVPYRDIHFLAARTIVDGLKAAGLMKGDTEAAVQAGAHTLFMPHGLGHMMGLDVHDMEGLGEDYVGYDDTIRRSTEFGTAYLRLAKALKPGFVLTVEPGIYFIPDLIDKFRTEGKFLDFVNYDKLESYKDFGGIRIEDDVLVTDEGKRVLGKPIPKTIADVEKTMAEPREWLKREGFI from the coding sequence ATGTTTGACAAATCAGTTTATACCCGCAGACGTGAGCAATTAAAAAAAGAACTTCAATCGGGCGTGGCACTCTTCCTCGGTAATGTGGATGCCGCGTTTAATTATCCTGCCAACCAGTATCATTTCAGGCAGGACAGTAATTTTTCCTATTTCTTTGGACTGGATAATCCCGGCTTTGCCGGCGTAGTCGATGTAGACAACAATAACGATTATATTTTCGGTAATGATGTAGATATTGATGATATTATCTGGATGGGAAAACAACCGTTGGTGAAAGACCTTGCCGCACAGGTTGGCGTGGAGCAGAGTTTCCCTTATTCCGAACTGGCCGGATGGATTTCCAAAGCGTTAAAAGAAGGACGAAAAGTCCATTTTCTGCCGCCTTATCGCGGAGAGACAATCATTGAATTATCGGCTTTGTTGGGAATTCCCAACGCCGAAGTAAAAGCTGCGGCTTCTGTTGAATTAATAAAAACTGTGGTGAAACTTCGCGAAATAAAAGACGATTTGGAAATTGCTGAAATCGAAAAAGCGTTGCTTACGGCTTATTACATGCATACCACCGCCATGAAAATGGCCATGCCCGGAATGGTGGAACAGGATATTGCCGGAACCATCGAAGGAATTTCACTTGCCATGACCGGTCCGGTTTCTTTCCCGATTATTCTGAGTGTGGATGGTCAGACACTACATAATCACAGTCATCATAATACTTTGAAAGAAGGCCGGATGATGGTGACGGATGCCGGTTCTGAAACCGCTTTGCATTATGCCAGCGATATTACCCGTACCGTTCCTGTGGGCGGAAAATTCAATACCCGGCAGGCCGAAATTTATCAAATTGTTCTCGATGCCAACCTGAATGCCATTGATGCCATAAAACCCGGTGTGCCTTATCGCGATATCCATTTTTTGGCTGCCCGCACGATCGTGGACGGACTGAAAGCAGCCGGATTGATGAAAGGAGATACGGAAGCTGCGGTACAGGCGGGTGCTCATACGCTTTTCATGCCACACGGACTGGGGCATATGATGGGATTGGATGTGCATGACATGGAAGGCCTTGGCGAAGATTATGTGGGATATGATGATACGATCCGGCGCTCTACAGAGTTCGGAACAGCTTACCTGCGCCTGGCCAAAGCCCTGAAGCCGGGATTCGTTCTCACCGTAGAACCGGGAATTTACTTTATTCCCGATTTGATTGATAAATTCAGGACCGAAGGGAAATTCCTTGATTTTGTCAATTACGATAAACTGGAATCGTACAAAGATTTTGGTGGTATCCGCATTGAAGACGATGTGCTGGTTACCGACGAAGGAAAACGTGTTCTCGGAAAACCCATTCCGAAAACCATTGCCGACGTGGAAAAGACCATGGCTGAACCACGCGAATGGCTTAAACGCGAAGGATTTATATAA
- a CDS encoding AMP-binding protein, protein MEKIWMKHWPSDIPKEVVLSEGKKPVFEYLKIHARRTPEKPAIIYYGREISYRELDESSDKFAQYLQQLGLEKGDRVGLFLGNSPQYAIAHFGILKMGGIVCPCSPLFKEMELKYEVNNAGMKCLVALDQFMPIVNHVREEMPTLLSIVSTSFQDYLPPSPTLTLHNSLKVPKQTDPHTDDFMAIMQTPMKEELPEITIDLDQDIALFEYTGGTSGLPKGAMLSHFAHLYKPSAADTIMHIGKDSRVLTTMPFFNIAGMLFLIGPVLRGATNIMLTQFDPLAVMQAIDTYRVTEWYSMVPMNLAIMKHPEASQYNFSSLKLNLTTSFVVALDEKIAKQWETFTGGCPLLEGAYGLSETHTLDTFCPRHKIKYGSMGIPSFDEEFKIVDFNDKTKELPIGEEGEIVLRNPGCMKGYWNNPEKTAETLIDGWVYTGDVGKFDEDGYLYWLGRYKEMIKVSGFSVFPEEVEALINQHPAVLENAVIPVPDSRKGEVIKSFIVLKPEFRDKITTDEIIRWAKNNLSSHKVPAYVEFRKELPKQGVKLLRRILRDEERRKRENATG, encoded by the coding sequence ATGGAAAAAATCTGGATGAAACACTGGCCTTCCGACATCCCAAAAGAAGTTGTTCTTTCCGAAGGCAAAAAACCTGTTTTTGAGTATTTGAAGATTCATGCCCGCCGCACACCAGAAAAACCGGCCATTATCTATTACGGCCGTGAAATCAGCTACCGCGAGCTGGATGAATCGTCTGATAAATTTGCTCAATATTTACAACAACTCGGCCTTGAAAAAGGAGATCGTGTAGGTTTATTTCTTGGGAACAGTCCACAATATGCCATTGCGCATTTTGGCATCCTGAAGATGGGGGGAATTGTTTGTCCGTGTTCGCCCCTGTTCAAAGAGATGGAACTCAAATACGAAGTTAATAATGCCGGAATGAAATGTTTGGTGGCACTGGACCAGTTTATGCCCATTGTAAACCACGTGCGCGAAGAGATGCCCACATTGTTATCGATAGTCAGTACCAGCTTTCAGGATTATCTGCCCCCATCTCCTACCCTAACTTTACACAACAGTTTGAAAGTTCCCAAACAAACCGATCCGCATACCGATGATTTTATGGCAATCATGCAAACACCGATGAAGGAAGAACTTCCGGAAATCACCATTGATTTAGATCAGGACATTGCCTTATTTGAGTATACCGGCGGAACATCCGGATTGCCCAAAGGCGCCATGCTCAGCCATTTTGCCCATTTGTACAAACCTTCGGCAGCCGATACCATTATGCATATCGGAAAAGACAGCCGGGTACTGACCACCATGCCGTTTTTCAATATCGCAGGAATGCTTTTTCTCATTGGACCGGTATTGCGGGGAGCAACCAACATCATGCTTACCCAGTTTGACCCGCTGGCCGTAATGCAGGCTATAGATACCTACCGCGTAACCGAATGGTACAGCATGGTTCCCATGAATCTGGCTATCATGAAACACCCGGAGGCTTCACAATACAATTTCAGCAGCCTGAAACTGAATTTAACCACCTCGTTTGTCGTTGCTTTAGATGAAAAAATTGCCAAACAATGGGAAACATTTACCGGAGGCTGTCCTTTGCTGGAAGGCGCTTACGGATTGAGCGAAACGCACACGCTGGATACTTTTTGCCCAAGACACAAAATTAAATATGGCAGCATGGGAATTCCCAGCTTTGACGAAGAATTTAAAATTGTGGATTTTAACGATAAGACCAAAGAACTTCCCATTGGTGAAGAAGGTGAAATTGTGTTACGCAACCCGGGATGTATGAAAGGATACTGGAACAATCCGGAAAAAACAGCCGAAACATTGATAGATGGCTGGGTGTACACCGGCGATGTGGGTAAATTTGACGAAGACGGCTACCTGTACTGGCTGGGCCGGTACAAAGAGATGATCAAAGTTTCCGGATTTTCTGTTTTTCCTGAAGAAGTTGAAGCGCTGATCAACCAACATCCGGCAGTGTTGGAAAACGCGGTAATTCCTGTACCGGACAGCCGGAAAGGAGAAGTGATTAAAAGCTTTATTGTATTAAAGCCCGAGTTCCGGGACAAAATAACGACGGATGAAATCATCCGGTGGGCCAAAAACAATCTTTCGTCGCACAAAGTGCCGGCTTATGTAGAATTCAGAAAAGAATTGCCCAAACAAGGCGTAAAATTGTTGCGCCGGATTCTTCGCGACGAAGAACGCCGGAAAAGAGAAAATGCAACAGGATAA